A part of Larkinella insperata genomic DNA contains:
- a CDS encoding GNAT family N-acetyltransferase: MQIVTCTEADIPTLFHLYDVATSYQKEMGARHWLGFERSLVESEIRENRQWKILENGEIACVFVIAWQDPLIWQEKDRDPAVYLHRIATNPRFRGGQYVKHIVAWAQQYAKANGKQFVRLDTHSGNEKLNAYYVSCGFMHLGVFQLENVFELPAHYHQGSFSLFELKIP, encoded by the coding sequence ATGCAAATCGTCACCTGTACGGAAGCAGACATTCCGACTTTATTCCACCTTTACGACGTGGCCACCTCCTATCAGAAAGAGATGGGGGCCAGACACTGGCTGGGCTTTGAACGTAGCCTGGTTGAATCCGAAATCCGGGAAAACCGGCAATGGAAGATTCTAGAAAACGGTGAAATCGCCTGCGTATTTGTCATTGCCTGGCAAGACCCGCTTATCTGGCAGGAAAAAGATCGCGACCCGGCCGTTTACCTCCACCGCATCGCTACCAACCCACGGTTTCGGGGTGGGCAGTACGTCAAACACATTGTGGCCTGGGCGCAGCAATACGCTAAAGCGAACGGCAAACAATTTGTCCGGCTCGACACCCACAGCGGCAACGAAAAGCTCAATGCTTACTACGTCAGTTGCGGCTTTATGCATTTGGGCGTATTTCAGCTCGAGAACGTCTTTGAATTACCCGCCCATTACCACCAGGGTTCGTTCAGTTTGTTTGAATTAAAAATTCCGTAA
- a CDS encoding SDR family oxidoreductase: MQKTVLITGSSRGIGAATARLAAHQGYRVVVNYLVNQQAALELVDDINRNGGKAICQQADVSSESDVITLFQTIDRQLGPLTALVNNAGILEHQMRVEQMSVDRWQRVLTSNVISCFLCCREAVSRMSMKRGGIGGSIVNVSSVAARTGSPGEYVDYAASKGAVDAFTLGLAKEVADEGIRVNAVRPGFIYTDIHASGGEPNRVDRLKDGIPMKRGGTPKEVAHAILWLLSDEASYCTGTFIDLGGGR, translated from the coding sequence ATGCAAAAAACCGTTTTAATTACCGGTTCCAGCCGGGGCATTGGCGCTGCAACCGCCCGACTGGCCGCCCACCAGGGGTATCGGGTCGTGGTTAATTATCTCGTGAACCAGCAGGCAGCTTTGGAACTAGTTGACGACATTAACCGGAACGGCGGAAAAGCCATCTGTCAGCAGGCGGATGTATCTTCCGAATCCGATGTGATTACGCTCTTTCAAACCATCGACCGGCAGTTGGGTCCACTCACGGCGCTGGTCAACAACGCCGGTATTCTGGAGCATCAGATGCGCGTGGAGCAAATGAGCGTGGACCGCTGGCAGCGGGTACTGACCAGCAACGTCATCAGTTGCTTTTTGTGCTGCCGGGAAGCCGTTAGCCGGATGTCGATGAAACGGGGCGGAATCGGCGGAAGCATCGTCAACGTATCGTCGGTGGCGGCCCGCACCGGTTCGCCGGGTGAATACGTCGATTATGCCGCTTCCAAAGGAGCCGTTGACGCCTTCACGCTCGGGTTGGCGAAGGAGGTTGCCGACGAAGGCATCCGGGTCAATGCCGTCCGACCCGGCTTTATTTATACCGATATTCACGCCAGCGGGGGTGAACCCAACCGCGTAGATCGTCTGAAAGACGGTATTCCGATGAAACGGGGTGGCACGCCCAAGGAGGTTGCCCACGCCATTCTCTGGCTCTTGTCCGATGAAGCGTCTTACTGCACGGGTACCTTCATTGACCTGGGCGGTGGCCGATAA
- a CDS encoding aminotransferase-like domain-containing protein produces the protein MDTVKPNQLTVQQPEHLYLRIARGIEQQIRDEVLRVGDKLPSIRTICREQGVSMSTATQAYFELESRSLIESRPQSGYYVSRSPRKQLAVPQTSQPPEEATQESQEVIIQRVYSNINNSAIVRLSLGVPADELLPIAKLNKGLVQAMRELPASGTAYEEIQGNEKLRRQIAHRSFTWEGRLSDKDVVTTAGCMSALSFSLMALTQRGDTIAVESPVYFAVLQLAKSLGLNILELPTNPQTGVEMEAFQKALPKVKLAILVSNFNNPIGSCMPDEHKRQVVQWLQHYHVPLIEDDLYGDVYFSESRPKSCKTYDESGLVLWCGSVSKTLAPGYRVGWVAPGRFTEQITRMKLMHSVSSTTLTQEVIANFLENGRYENHLRKLRRTLHTNSLQYSRAIADYFPEGTRVSQPQGGFFLWVELDKRINTVELYNRALRHGISIAPGRMFTLQNQFDNCMRLSYGLPWNEKLDQTLKTLGTLAKSI, from the coding sequence ATGGATACAGTCAAGCCAAATCAATTGACCGTTCAGCAGCCTGAACATTTGTACCTCCGGATTGCCCGGGGCATTGAACAGCAGATCCGGGATGAGGTCTTGCGGGTGGGCGACAAGCTCCCGTCGATCCGGACCATCTGCCGCGAGCAGGGCGTCAGCATGAGTACGGCCACTCAGGCCTATTTTGAACTGGAAAGCCGTTCGCTGATCGAATCCCGACCCCAATCGGGGTATTATGTCAGCCGCTCTCCCCGCAAACAACTCGCTGTTCCGCAAACCAGCCAGCCTCCGGAGGAAGCCACCCAGGAAAGTCAGGAGGTTATTATTCAGCGGGTTTACAGCAACATCAACAACAGCGCCATTGTTCGGCTTTCGTTGGGCGTCCCCGCCGACGAACTACTGCCCATCGCCAAACTCAACAAAGGGCTGGTGCAGGCCATGCGCGAACTGCCGGCCAGCGGAACGGCTTACGAGGAGATTCAGGGCAACGAAAAGCTTCGGCGCCAGATTGCCCACCGGTCGTTTACGTGGGAGGGTCGTTTATCGGATAAGGATGTGGTAACAACGGCGGGTTGCATGAGTGCGCTGTCCTTTAGCCTGATGGCGCTTACCCAGCGCGGAGACACCATTGCCGTGGAAAGCCCCGTGTATTTTGCGGTCCTGCAACTAGCCAAAAGTCTAGGATTAAACATTCTGGAATTGCCCACCAATCCGCAGACCGGTGTGGAGATGGAAGCTTTTCAGAAGGCATTACCCAAGGTTAAACTGGCAATCCTGGTGAGTAACTTCAACAACCCAATTGGAAGTTGTATGCCCGATGAGCACAAACGGCAAGTGGTACAATGGCTACAACACTACCATGTTCCCCTGATCGAAGACGATTTGTACGGCGATGTCTATTTTTCCGAAAGTCGCCCAAAATCCTGCAAAACGTACGACGAGAGCGGGCTGGTTCTGTGGTGTGGATCGGTTTCCAAAACGCTGGCCCCCGGCTACCGGGTCGGGTGGGTGGCCCCGGGGCGGTTTACCGAGCAGATTACCCGCATGAAGCTGATGCACTCGGTTTCGTCTACCACCCTTACGCAGGAAGTTATTGCCAATTTTCTGGAAAATGGCCGGTACGAAAACCACCTGCGAAAGCTACGCCGGACGTTACACACCAACAGTCTGCAATACAGCCGGGCCATCGCCGACTACTTTCCGGAAGGAACCCGCGTCAGCCAGCCGCAGGGCGGTTTTTTTCTGTGGGTAGAACTCGACAAGCGCATCAATACCGTTGAACTGTACAACAGGGCGCTCAGACACGGAATCAGCATTGCGCCCGGGCGCATGTTTACGTTACAAAATCAGTTTGACAACTGCATGCGCCTGAGTTATGGTCTTCCCTGGAACGAAAAATTGGATCAGACCCTCAAAACCCTCGGAACACTGGCAAAATCCATCTAA
- the fabD gene encoding ACP S-malonyltransferase translates to MKKAYIFPGQGAQFTGMGLGLYQQSEKANYLFEQANHILGFEITKVMFEGTDEELKQTNVTQPAIFLHSVILAQSVEDFAANRFDAAMVAGHSLGEFSALVAAGALSFEDGLRLVAQRASAMQKACELNPSTMAAVLGLPDETIEQICLQVAAESGFKEVVIPANYNCPGQVVISGSLEGVRLAGEKLKEAGAKRVLPLQVGGAFHSPLMEPARAELAQAISTTPFSQPRCPIYQNVNAKPSTDVDTIKANLIAQLTAPVRWTQSVEAMGADGATVFIECGPGKVLQGLVKKILPTAETQGVNN, encoded by the coding sequence ATGAAAAAAGCCTATATCTTCCCCGGTCAGGGGGCGCAGTTTACCGGCATGGGCCTGGGACTGTATCAGCAATCTGAAAAAGCCAACTACCTCTTCGAGCAGGCCAACCATATCCTGGGTTTCGAAATCACGAAGGTAATGTTTGAAGGCACCGACGAGGAGCTGAAGCAAACGAACGTTACCCAACCGGCCATCTTTCTGCACTCCGTCATTCTGGCCCAAAGCGTTGAGGACTTTGCAGCTAACCGGTTCGATGCTGCCATGGTCGCCGGTCACTCACTCGGCGAGTTCTCGGCCCTGGTGGCGGCTGGTGCCTTGTCGTTCGAAGACGGTCTGCGGCTGGTGGCGCAGCGAGCCAGCGCCATGCAGAAAGCCTGCGAGCTGAATCCTTCAACGATGGCTGCCGTGCTGGGTCTGCCCGACGAAACCATCGAACAGATTTGCCTTCAGGTAGCCGCTGAATCCGGTTTCAAGGAAGTGGTTATTCCGGCCAACTACAATTGCCCGGGCCAGGTCGTGATTTCGGGGTCGCTCGAAGGAGTTCGGCTGGCGGGCGAAAAATTAAAAGAAGCCGGTGCGAAACGGGTGTTGCCTTTGCAGGTCGGTGGAGCGTTTCACTCCCCGCTGATGGAGCCCGCGCGGGCCGAACTGGCGCAGGCCATTTCCACAACACCGTTTAGCCAGCCGCGCTGCCCCATCTACCAGAACGTAAACGCCAAACCGTCGACGGACGTGGATACCATCAAAGCCAACCTGATTGCCCAACTCACCGCCCCCGTCCGCTGGACGCAATCGGTAGAAGCCATGGGTGCCGACGGCGCAACGGTATTCATCGAATGCGGACCGGGCAAGGTGCTGCAGGGGCTGGTCAAAAAAATTCTTCCTACGGCCGAAACGCAGGGCGTAAATAATTAG
- a CDS encoding succinate dehydrogenase cytochrome b subunit, protein MSWVTTSLSSSLGRKVVMSLTGLFLCTFLVVHLVGNLQLFKGDEGQSFNEYSYFMTHNPLIKTISYLLYASIIAHAVMALVLTRQNQASRPIKYAYARPEANSHWTSRNMGILGTIILIFIVIHMRTFWYTMHFGPITLAGEEIQAGSIPEVTYDGEPIKNLYAVTTFAFSYLWYVLLYVASMAALSFHLVHGFQSGFQTLGLRHKKYSPLIEKVGTYVFGILIPALFAAMPVYIYLKVHHILF, encoded by the coding sequence ATGTCTTGGGTAACAACATCACTTTCCAGCTCCCTTGGCCGCAAGGTTGTTATGTCGCTGACGGGGTTGTTTTTGTGCACGTTTCTCGTTGTCCACTTAGTTGGAAACCTGCAATTGTTTAAAGGAGATGAAGGACAGTCCTTCAATGAGTACAGCTACTTTATGACTCACAACCCGCTCATAAAGACGATTTCTTACCTGCTGTATGCTTCTATTATCGCTCACGCTGTGATGGCGCTGGTCCTGACCCGCCAAAATCAGGCTTCGCGTCCCATCAAATACGCGTATGCCAGACCGGAAGCCAATAGCCACTGGACTTCACGGAACATGGGAATCCTGGGAACGATCATTCTGATCTTCATCGTGATTCACATGCGGACGTTCTGGTACACGATGCACTTTGGACCCATCACGCTGGCCGGGGAGGAAATTCAGGCGGGATCCATTCCGGAAGTAACCTACGACGGCGAACCGATCAAGAACCTGTACGCAGTTACGACCTTTGCCTTCTCGTACCTGTGGTATGTGTTGCTGTACGTAGCTTCTATGGCGGCTTTGTCCTTCCACCTGGTGCACGGTTTCCAGAGTGGTTTCCAGACCTTGGGGCTTCGTCACAAGAAATACTCTCCGCTGATCGAAAAGGTGGGGACGTATGTGTTTGGCATCCTTATTCCGGCGCTGTTTGCGGCTATGCCGGTATACATCTACCTGAAAGTGCATCATATTCTTTTTTAA
- a CDS encoding fumarate reductase/succinate dehydrogenase flavoprotein subunit, with amino-acid sequence MKLESKSPEGPLAEKWAKHKFNLKLVNPANKRKYEVIVVGTGLAGASAAATLAELGYNVKAFCFQDSPRRAHSIAAQGGINAAKNYQNDGDSIFRLFYDTIKGGDYRAREANVHRLAEVSVNIIDQCVAQGVPFAREYGGALANRSFGGAQVSRTFYARGQTGQQLLLGAYSSLSRQVANGKVKLFPRTEMLDLVVEGGKARGIITRNLITGKIESHSAHAVLLCTGGYGNVFYLSTNAMGSNTTAIWRAHKKGALFGNPCFTQIHPTCIPVKGNYQSKLTLMSESLRNDGRVWVPKTKELAEKVRKGEIKAKDIKEEDRDYFLERRYPSFGNLVPRDVASRNAKMVCDEGRGVAPTGLAVYLDFADAIKRDGRKVIEAKYGNLFEMYEKIVDDDPYETPMKIYPAVHYTMGGLWVDYNLMTNIPGLYALGEANFSDHGANRLGASALMQGLADGYFVIPYTLGDYLATIGPSDRLPVDHAAFKEAEKGVNDTINRMLSIKGEKTAEELHRQLGHIMWEYCGMARNEQGLIKARKLIQDLKEEFWSNLRITGTDQELNPALEQASRVADFIELGALMVEDALNRNESCGGHYREEYSTEDGEARRDDENYTYVAAWEFRGHNQPEKLHKENLVFETVKLTQRSYK; translated from the coding sequence ATCAAACTAGAGTCAAAGAGTCCGGAAGGCCCGCTGGCAGAAAAGTGGGCAAAACATAAATTTAATCTGAAGCTGGTTAACCCGGCTAACAAGCGGAAATACGAAGTTATCGTTGTTGGAACGGGTTTGGCGGGCGCTTCGGCGGCTGCTACGCTGGCGGAGTTGGGGTACAATGTTAAGGCGTTTTGCTTCCAGGATAGCCCCCGCCGGGCACACAGTATTGCGGCCCAGGGCGGTATCAACGCAGCTAAAAATTACCAAAACGACGGCGACAGCATTTTTCGGCTGTTTTACGATACCATCAAAGGGGGCGACTACCGGGCTCGTGAAGCCAACGTACACCGGCTGGCCGAGGTGAGTGTCAACATCATCGACCAGTGTGTGGCGCAGGGCGTACCGTTTGCCCGTGAGTACGGCGGGGCACTGGCCAACCGCTCCTTCGGGGGGGCGCAGGTTTCCCGGACGTTCTACGCGCGGGGCCAGACGGGTCAGCAGTTGCTGCTGGGTGCCTACAGCTCCCTGAGTCGGCAGGTGGCCAACGGAAAAGTGAAGCTGTTCCCGCGGACCGAAATGCTGGACCTGGTGGTGGAGGGCGGAAAAGCCCGCGGCATCATCACCCGCAACCTGATTACCGGTAAGATCGAATCACATTCTGCCCACGCCGTTCTGCTTTGTACGGGAGGATACGGAAATGTATTTTACCTGTCAACCAACGCGATGGGCTCGAATACGACGGCCATCTGGCGGGCGCACAAGAAAGGTGCCCTGTTTGGAAATCCGTGTTTTACCCAGATTCACCCGACCTGTATCCCGGTGAAAGGCAACTACCAGTCGAAGCTGACCCTGATGTCGGAATCGCTGCGGAATGACGGACGGGTGTGGGTGCCGAAAACGAAAGAGCTGGCTGAGAAAGTCCGTAAGGGCGAAATCAAGGCGAAAGATATTAAGGAGGAAGACCGCGATTACTTCCTGGAGCGCCGGTATCCATCCTTCGGTAACCTGGTACCGCGCGACGTGGCTTCCCGGAACGCCAAGATGGTTTGCGACGAAGGCCGCGGTGTAGCACCGACAGGACTGGCGGTTTACCTTGATTTTGCCGACGCCATCAAACGCGACGGACGCAAGGTGATTGAAGCCAAATATGGTAACCTGTTCGAGATGTACGAAAAAATCGTAGATGATGATCCGTACGAAACGCCGATGAAAATCTACCCGGCTGTTCACTACACGATGGGCGGTTTGTGGGTTGATTACAACCTGATGACGAACATTCCGGGCTTGTACGCCCTGGGTGAAGCGAATTTCTCCGACCACGGTGCTAACCGGTTGGGTGCTTCGGCGCTGATGCAGGGATTGGCCGACGGGTATTTCGTTATTCCTTACACCCTGGGCGATTACCTGGCGACCATTGGTCCGTCAGACCGGCTGCCGGTCGATCACGCAGCCTTTAAAGAAGCCGAAAAAGGTGTTAATGATACCATCAACCGGATGCTGTCGATCAAAGGGGAGAAAACCGCTGAAGAACTGCACCGGCAACTGGGACACATCATGTGGGAATACTGCGGTATGGCCCGGAATGAACAGGGGCTGATCAAGGCCCGGAAATTGATTCAGGACTTAAAAGAGGAGTTCTGGAGCAATCTTCGAATTACGGGCACCGACCAGGAACTGAACCCGGCTCTGGAGCAGGCATCCCGCGTGGCCGACTTTATTGAACTGGGCGCGCTGATGGTTGAAGATGCCCTGAACCGGAACGAATCCTGCGGAGGACACTACCGGGAGGAATATTCAACCGAAGACGGCGAAGCCAGACGTGACGATGAAAATTACACGTACGTGGCCGCCTGGGAATTCCGAGGGCATAATCAGCCAGAAAAACTGCACAAGGAAAATCTGGTTTTCGAAACCGTTAAGCTGACGCAACGGAGTTATAAATAA
- a CDS encoding succinate dehydrogenase/fumarate reductase iron-sulfur subunit: MNVTLKVWRQKNSQTPGQMVEYKLSDISPDMSFLEMFDVLNEQLAHKGDEPVAFDHDCREGICGMCSMYINGRPHGPQTGTTTCQLHMRSFNDGETIVVEPWRALAFPVIKDLVVDRDALDRIVQAGGYVSVNTGSAPDANEMLIPREVAEEAMDAAQCIACGACVAACKNASAMLFTAAKVSHLAVLPQGKAEQKLRAERMVAQMDAEGFGACSFTGACSVECPKSISLDHIARLNREYLGAKLTSNNV, encoded by the coding sequence ATGAATGTTACACTGAAAGTCTGGAGACAAAAAAATAGCCAAACACCGGGCCAAATGGTGGAATATAAACTGTCGGATATCTCCCCGGATATGTCTTTCCTGGAAATGTTCGACGTGTTGAACGAACAACTGGCGCACAAAGGCGATGAGCCCGTTGCGTTCGATCACGACTGTCGGGAGGGGATCTGCGGGATGTGCTCAATGTACATCAACGGCCGCCCCCACGGCCCGCAGACGGGTACAACCACCTGTCAGCTGCACATGCGGAGCTTCAACGACGGCGAAACCATTGTTGTAGAGCCCTGGCGGGCCTTGGCTTTTCCGGTCATTAAAGACCTGGTGGTGGATCGGGACGCCCTGGACCGCATCGTACAGGCCGGTGGATATGTGTCGGTCAACACCGGTTCGGCACCGGATGCCAACGAAATGCTGATTCCGCGGGAGGTGGCCGAAGAAGCCATGGACGCAGCCCAGTGTATTGCCTGCGGGGCCTGCGTGGCCGCTTGTAAAAACGCGTCGGCGATGTTGTTCACGGCCGCTAAAGTTTCGCACCTGGCGGTATTACCGCAAGGGAAAGCCGAGCAGAAACTGCGGGCCGAACGGATGGTTGCTCAGATGGACGCTGAAGGATTCGGAGCCTGTTCGTTTACGGGAGCCTGTTCGGTAGAGTGTCCGAAATCAATTTCGCTCGACCATATCGCCCGCCTGAACCGCGAGTATCTGGGGGCTAAATTGACATCGAATAACGTCTAA
- the hisIE gene encoding bifunctional phosphoribosyl-AMP cyclohydrolase/phosphoribosyl-ATP diphosphatase HisIE, whose product MKIDFNKNTDGLVPALIQDAETGKVLMLGYMNQEAYDKTQQEGVVTFYSRSKQRLWTKGETSNNFLHVKEILVDCDGDTLLIKAQPAGPTCHTGADTCFNEVNQGKGLFLNYLQGVIHDRRQNPTEGSYTASLFKKGVNKIAQKVGEEAVELVIEAKDSNDELFKNEAADLLYHYLILLEQRNMGLDDIIAVLQQRHAK is encoded by the coding sequence ATGAAGATTGATTTTAATAAAAATACCGATGGCCTGGTGCCCGCCCTCATTCAGGACGCCGAAACTGGCAAAGTGCTGATGCTCGGTTACATGAATCAGGAAGCCTACGACAAAACCCAGCAGGAAGGTGTGGTTACGTTTTACAGCCGCAGTAAACAACGGCTTTGGACCAAGGGAGAAACCTCCAATAATTTTCTGCACGTGAAGGAAATTCTGGTGGATTGTGACGGCGATACCCTGCTGATCAAAGCGCAGCCGGCGGGACCAACCTGTCATACCGGGGCGGATACTTGCTTCAACGAAGTAAATCAGGGCAAGGGGCTGTTTCTCAATTATCTACAGGGCGTCATCCACGACCGCCGGCAAAATCCGACCGAAGGCTCTTACACGGCTTCACTTTTCAAAAAAGGCGTTAATAAGATTGCTCAGAAGGTAGGAGAGGAGGCTGTTGAACTGGTTATCGAAGCCAAAGATTCCAACGACGAGCTGTTCAAGAACGAAGCAGCTGACCTGCTCTACCACTACCTGATCCTACTCGAGCAGAGAAATATGGGTCTGGACGACATCATTGCGGTATTGCAGCAACGACACGCAAAGTAA
- a CDS encoding phage holin family protein → MGLIIRILISAVAVLIASYVLRSFGVYVDGFGTAVIVAIVLGLLNAVLKPILVVLTIPITILTLGLFYLVINVLMVYLAASLVGGFRVDNFLGALLFSVIVSVVSSIIGSIVD, encoded by the coding sequence ATGGGCCTTATCATACGCATTCTTATTAGTGCCGTGGCAGTACTGATCGCCAGCTATGTCCTGAGATCATTCGGCGTGTATGTCGACGGTTTTGGCACAGCAGTCATCGTCGCCATTGTACTGGGTTTATTGAACGCCGTCCTCAAGCCAATTTTAGTTGTCCTGACGATCCCTATCACCATTCTTACCCTAGGTTTGTTTTACCTGGTCATCAACGTTCTGATGGTCTATCTGGCGGCTTCACTGGTGGGTGGTTTCCGGGTCGACAACTTTCTTGGGGCGTTGTTATTCAGTGTCATTGTGTCGGTGGTCAGCAGCATCATCGGTTCCATTGTTGACTAA
- a CDS encoding LOG family protein, with amino-acid sequence MKSIVVYCGSSPGFNPVYKEAAQELGEKFAEKEIRLIYGGGNIGLMGAIADAVLSNGGEVTGVIPNFLAALEVAHNTLTELHFVETMHERKFKMVQLAKAVIALPGGYGTFDELFEILTWSQLRLYEGPIGLLNVNGFYDLLLQQLDRMVDDGFLKAENRELLIVGETSEELLAKIEAYWEQEV; translated from the coding sequence ATGAAAAGTATCGTCGTCTATTGCGGTTCGAGTCCCGGATTCAACCCGGTTTATAAAGAAGCTGCTCAGGAATTGGGCGAAAAATTTGCGGAGAAAGAGATCCGGCTCATTTACGGGGGCGGCAACATTGGCTTGATGGGCGCCATCGCCGATGCTGTGCTGTCGAACGGCGGGGAAGTAACCGGTGTGATCCCGAACTTCCTGGCCGCGCTGGAAGTAGCTCACAACACCCTGACGGAACTTCACTTTGTGGAAACCATGCACGAGCGGAAGTTCAAAATGGTGCAGCTGGCCAAAGCCGTGATTGCCCTGCCCGGTGGATACGGTACATTTGACGAGCTATTTGAAATCCTGACCTGGAGTCAGCTCCGGCTTTACGAAGGCCCCATCGGACTGCTTAACGTCAACGGCTTTTATGATTTATTGCTTCAGCAACTGGATCGAATGGTGGATGATGGTTTCCTGAAAGCTGAAAATCGGGAATTACTTATAGTCGGGGAGACAAGTGAAGAGCTGCTGGCGAAGATTGAAGCGTATTGGGAGCAGGAAGTTTAG
- a CDS encoding OmpA family protein: MNLRICTLTGFLGLIMPLAFAQQNAPSKVENLGNQINSEYNEVNPVISPDGRTLYFARISHPQNTHGNKGSQDIWYSELLQGDRWSPARRMGAPLNKDEYNCAYSITPDGNTMLIKGAYTNGNYETRGFSTSKRTAGGWSAPQKLNIPNYERLSKGQYDCGYLSADGKVLVMAFSEKKNSKEDDIYVSFRQKDGSWSKPLSLGPEVNTDATETTPFLAADGATLYFSSDRPGGSGSNDIYVCKRVDKTWKHWSKPVNLGPAINTDGYDAYYSVAASGEYAYMTSFKNTLGKGDIVRVKLRDESNPDDKTVPEEVRPDPVVLVSGKVIDQKTGKPIEARVVYQTLPDGSEAGEATSDPVTGEYKIVLPYGKKYSMRAVAPNFIAEGGNIDLTETKGFQEIKGKELNLIPIEVGRAVRLNNIFFDVGKATLRDESFPELDRMVNTFNENPKMTVEVGGHTDNTGSNEINLKLSQDRADAVREYFIGKGIEPDRVGSKGYGEARPVATNDTDEGRQTNRRVEFVIKKK; this comes from the coding sequence ATGAACCTTCGGATTTGTACGCTGACCGGATTTTTGGGGCTGATTATGCCATTAGCCTTTGCTCAGCAGAACGCTCCGTCCAAAGTCGAAAACCTGGGAAACCAGATTAACTCGGAATACAACGAAGTCAATCCCGTTATCTCGCCCGACGGACGGACTTTATATTTTGCCCGTATTAGCCACCCGCAGAATACGCACGGGAACAAAGGCAGCCAGGACATCTGGTATTCCGAATTACTCCAGGGAGATCGATGGAGCCCGGCCCGCCGGATGGGCGCTCCCCTCAATAAAGACGAGTACAACTGCGCCTACAGCATTACGCCCGATGGCAACACGATGCTCATCAAGGGTGCCTATACCAACGGTAACTACGAAACGCGCGGCTTTTCGACCAGTAAACGAACCGCCGGAGGGTGGTCAGCCCCGCAGAAACTGAACATTCCCAATTACGAGCGTCTAAGCAAAGGGCAGTACGACTGCGGTTACCTGTCGGCCGACGGAAAAGTGCTCGTCATGGCGTTCAGTGAAAAAAAGAACAGCAAGGAAGATGATATTTACGTCAGCTTTCGGCAGAAAGACGGTTCCTGGAGCAAACCGCTGAGCCTGGGGCCGGAAGTAAATACCGATGCTACCGAAACAACGCCTTTTCTGGCGGCTGACGGCGCGACCCTGTACTTTTCGAGTGATCGGCCCGGCGGCTCCGGCAGCAACGATATTTACGTTTGCAAACGGGTTGATAAAACCTGGAAGCACTGGTCGAAGCCGGTCAACTTGGGCCCCGCCATCAACACCGACGGCTATGACGCCTATTACTCGGTGGCAGCTTCGGGTGAATATGCCTACATGACAAGCTTCAAGAATACGCTCGGCAAGGGAGATATTGTGCGAGTCAAACTCCGCGACGAATCAAACCCGGATGATAAAACTGTTCCCGAGGAAGTGCGCCCCGATCCGGTGGTGCTAGTGAGCGGTAAAGTTATCGATCAGAAAACCGGCAAACCCATTGAAGCCCGGGTGGTGTATCAAACCCTACCCGACGGTTCCGAAGCCGGTGAGGCCACGTCGGACCCGGTAACCGGTGAATACAAAATCGTTTTGCCCTACGGTAAGAAGTACAGCATGCGGGCCGTTGCGCCCAATTTCATTGCGGAAGGAGGCAATATCGACCTTACCGAAACCAAAGGTTTTCAGGAAATCAAAGGCAAAGAGCTGAATCTGATTCCGATTGAAGTCGGACGGGCTGTGCGGCTGAACAACATTTTCTTCGATGTGGGTAAAGCCACGCTGCGCGATGAATCGTTCCCCGAGCTGGATCGGATGGTGAACACGTTCAACGAAAATCCCAAAATGACCGTTGAAGTGGGCGGGCATACGGATAATACCGGATCAAACGAAATCAACCTGAAATTGTCGCAGGACCGCGCCGATGCCGTTCGTGAGTATTTTATCGGCAAGGGCATCGAGCCCGACCGGGTGGGCAGCAAAGGGTACGGTGAGGCCCGGCCCGTGGCAACCAACGACACCGATGAAGGGCGGCAGACAAACCGGCGCGTGGAGTTTGTTATCAAGAAGAAATAG